The Minwuia thermotolerans genomic interval TTGGCCAGTTCGCGAAGAGCCGCACGGCGGCGCTTCATGATCTGGCGCGCCAGTTCGATCTGCTTCTGGGTCTTTTCGTCGTAGTTCGAAAGCTTGATGCCGTCAGGATCCTCGACGACGAACAACTCGTCGCCCTTCTCGAGCTTGTACTTCGCGAGCAGTTCCTTCGGGATCACGACTCCGACGGACGAACCGATCTGGCGCAGTTTCAGCGTGGTCATGGCGGGCTCCTAGGTTATTACCATTATTATAATAGCCCGAGTCCACCAATTCCAGTTCC includes:
- a CDS encoding AbrB/MazE/SpoVT family DNA-binding domain-containing protein, producing MTTLKLRQIGSSVGVVIPKELLAKYKLEKGDELFVVEDPDGIKLSNYDEKTQKQIELARQIMKRRRAALRELAK